A genomic stretch from Corynebacterium terpenotabidum Y-11 includes:
- a CDS encoding ABC transporter ATP-binding protein codes for MTRASSPASPDPVLELRGVVKRFGPVTAVNGLDLQLGRSEVLALLGPNGAGKTTTVEMCEGFVTPDAGTVSVLGLDPATDADRLRTRIGIMLQGGGAYPGVRVGEMLKLAASYCADPLDPDWLLETVGLAGHEKSNYRRLSGGQQQRLSLALALVGRPELVFLDEPTAGLDAQSRLAVWDLIAALRRDGVSVVLTTHLMDEAEALADKVVIIDHGTVVAQGSISELTSTAQPTIAVHCAAPVDLDALGERLQVHGASVSAVRPDRFSVSADLSPALISALTAAVADQDVLVTALNVEQRSLESVFLDITGREIRA; via the coding sequence GTGACCCGCGCATCCTCCCCTGCCTCGCCGGACCCGGTCCTCGAACTCCGAGGCGTCGTCAAACGCTTTGGCCCGGTGACCGCCGTCAATGGTCTTGACCTGCAGCTCGGCCGCTCCGAAGTGCTGGCGCTCCTGGGGCCCAACGGAGCCGGGAAGACCACGACCGTGGAGATGTGCGAGGGATTCGTCACCCCGGACGCCGGCACCGTCAGCGTTCTGGGACTCGATCCCGCCACCGATGCGGACCGGCTCCGCACCAGGATCGGCATTATGCTCCAGGGCGGCGGTGCGTACCCGGGGGTGCGTGTCGGGGAGATGCTGAAGCTCGCGGCGTCCTACTGCGCCGACCCGCTCGACCCGGACTGGCTGCTGGAGACTGTCGGCCTGGCCGGACACGAGAAATCCAACTACCGGCGGCTGTCCGGAGGTCAGCAGCAGCGCCTGTCCCTGGCCCTCGCCCTGGTGGGGCGACCCGAGCTCGTCTTCCTCGATGAGCCGACCGCCGGACTGGACGCCCAGTCACGGCTGGCGGTGTGGGACCTGATCGCCGCGCTGCGCCGCGACGGGGTCTCCGTGGTCCTCACCACCCACCTCATGGACGAAGCGGAAGCCCTGGCGGACAAGGTCGTCATCATCGACCACGGGACAGTCGTCGCCCAGGGGTCCATCTCCGAACTGACCAGTACCGCACAACCGACCATCGCTGTGCACTGTGCCGCACCGGTGGACCTGGACGCTCTCGGGGAGCGGTTGCAGGTCCACGGGGCGTCGGTCAGTGCAGTCCGTCCCGACCGGTTTAGCGTCTCCGCCGACCTCTCCCCTGCCCTGATCAGTGCGCTCACCGCCGCTGTGGCGGACCAGGATGTCCTCGTCACCGCGCTGAACGTCGAGCAGCGCAGTCTCGAGAGTGTCTTCCTCGACATCACCGGACGGGAGATCCGCGCATGA
- the tal gene encoding transaldolase: MSISATPVADLAAAGTSVWLDDLSRDRITSGNLADLIATSGVVGVTTNPAIFASAMSTGTAYDAQIDDLKDAGADVTDAVFTMAVDDVRNACDVFAEVYTASAGVDGRVSIEVDPRLAEDPTETVAQAKALRERVGRENVMIKIPATEVCLPAITEVLGAGISVNVTLIFSVARYRQVIDAFLAGIELAKANGHDLSTIHSVASFFVSRVDSEIDRRLDDTGGAAALALKGRAGVANARLAYDAFTDLLLTGSRWRALAAAGANIQRPLWASTSVKNPEYSDTLYVTELAGPHTVNTMPENTLVATLDHGVVTGDTLTGSGTEAAEVFDALEGVDIDLADVFAVLEREGVEKFVSSWTDLLDVIGARL; this comes from the coding sequence ATGTCCATCTCCGCCACCCCCGTAGCTGACCTCGCCGCCGCCGGTACTTCCGTCTGGCTGGACGACCTGTCCCGTGACCGGATCACCAGCGGCAACCTCGCCGACCTCATCGCCACCTCCGGTGTCGTCGGCGTGACCACCAACCCCGCCATCTTCGCCTCCGCCATGTCGACGGGCACCGCCTATGACGCCCAGATCGACGATCTGAAGGACGCCGGGGCGGACGTCACCGACGCCGTGTTCACCATGGCCGTCGACGATGTCCGCAACGCCTGCGACGTCTTCGCCGAGGTCTACACCGCGTCCGCCGGCGTGGACGGCCGGGTCTCCATCGAGGTTGACCCCCGCCTGGCCGAGGACCCGACTGAGACCGTGGCCCAGGCGAAGGCCCTGCGCGAGCGGGTGGGCCGGGAGAACGTCATGATCAAGATCCCGGCGACCGAGGTCTGTCTCCCGGCAATCACCGAGGTCCTCGGTGCGGGCATCAGCGTCAACGTCACCCTCATCTTCTCCGTCGCCCGCTACCGCCAGGTCATCGACGCCTTCCTCGCCGGTATCGAACTGGCGAAGGCCAACGGCCACGACCTGTCCACCATCCATTCCGTCGCCAGCTTCTTCGTGTCCCGGGTCGACTCCGAGATCGACCGGCGCCTCGACGACACCGGTGGGGCCGCCGCCCTCGCCCTCAAGGGCCGGGCCGGTGTGGCCAACGCCCGCCTGGCCTACGACGCCTTCACTGACCTGCTGCTCACCGGCTCCCGCTGGCGTGCACTGGCCGCGGCCGGCGCGAACATCCAGCGTCCGCTGTGGGCGTCGACCTCGGTGAAGAACCCGGAGTACTCCGACACCCTGTACGTCACCGAGCTGGCCGGTCCGCACACCGTCAACACCATGCCGGAGAACACGCTGGTCGCCACCCTTGACCACGGCGTCGTCACCGGTGACACGCTCACCGGCAGCGGTACGGAGGCCGCCGAGGTCTTCGACGCCCTGGAGGGTGTCGACATTGACCTCGCCGATGTCTTCGCCGTACTCGAGCGTGAGGGCGTGGAGAAGTTCGTCAGCTCGTGGACCGACCTGCTCGATGTGATCGGGGCCCGACTGTGA
- the tkt gene encoding transketolase, translating into MTLPPDLESRTVRNYPEDWTELDTRAVDTARVLAADAVENCGSGHPGTAMSLAPLAYTLYQRVLRHDPTDTAWVGRDRFVLSAGHSSLTQYIQLYLGGFGLELDDLKALRTWGSLTPGHPEVGHTAGVEITTGPLGQGLASAVGMAMAARRERGLFDPEAPAGESPFDHGIYVIASDGDVQEGVTAEASSLAGTQQLGNLIVFWDDNSISIEDNTDIAFTEDVVARYAAYGWQTLEANAEDVTGILAAVAEAQADTTRPSFIRIRSVIGYPAPTKMNTGGVHGAALGADEVAGTKEALGFDPAEHFAVADEVIAHTRGLVERSTAARAAWQEGFDAWASANPERRALLDRLTARELPADFDADLPTWEAGASVATRKASEAALQSLGATMPELWGGSADLAGSTNTIIKGSPSFGPESISTDAWTAEPYGRNLHFGIREHAMGAILNGIALHGGTRPYGATFLQFADYMRGAVRLAALMSTDVYYVWTHDSIGLGEDGPTHQPVEHLASLRAIPNLSVIRPADANEAAQGWAAALKAPAAPKALIFTRQNLPVLEGTAEKAAEGVARGAYVLVESSTEVPQVILLATGSEVQLAVEAAATLESEGIGTRVVSVPCMEWFEAQDADYRESVLPAAVSARVSVEAGIAMPWKAYTGLAGANISLEHFGASADYQTLFREYGITAEAVAAAARALV; encoded by the coding sequence GTGACTCTCCCCCCGGATCTTGAATCCCGTACCGTCCGGAACTACCCGGAGGACTGGACGGAGCTGGACACCCGGGCGGTCGATACCGCACGCGTGCTCGCAGCAGATGCCGTCGAGAACTGCGGTTCCGGACATCCCGGCACCGCCATGTCACTCGCTCCCCTGGCCTACACCTTGTACCAGCGGGTGCTCCGCCACGACCCGACCGATACCGCCTGGGTCGGCCGTGACCGCTTCGTGCTGTCCGCCGGTCACAGCTCCCTGACCCAGTACATCCAGCTCTACCTGGGTGGTTTCGGACTGGAGCTCGACGATCTCAAGGCCCTGCGTACCTGGGGTTCCCTGACCCCGGGTCACCCCGAGGTCGGTCACACCGCCGGTGTGGAGATCACCACCGGACCGCTGGGCCAGGGCCTCGCGTCGGCCGTGGGCATGGCCATGGCTGCTCGCCGCGAGCGTGGCCTGTTCGATCCGGAGGCCCCGGCCGGTGAGTCCCCCTTCGACCACGGTATCTACGTCATCGCCTCCGACGGTGACGTCCAGGAGGGCGTGACCGCCGAAGCGTCCTCCCTCGCCGGCACTCAGCAGCTCGGTAATCTCATCGTCTTCTGGGACGACAACTCGATCTCCATCGAGGACAACACCGACATCGCCTTCACCGAGGACGTTGTCGCCCGCTACGCGGCCTACGGCTGGCAGACCCTCGAGGCCAACGCGGAGGACGTCACCGGCATCCTCGCGGCTGTCGCTGAGGCGCAGGCGGACACGACCCGCCCGTCCTTCATCCGGATCCGTTCGGTCATCGGCTACCCCGCCCCGACGAAGATGAACACCGGTGGCGTCCACGGTGCCGCCCTCGGCGCCGACGAGGTCGCCGGGACCAAGGAGGCCCTCGGCTTCGACCCGGCCGAACACTTCGCCGTCGCTGACGAGGTCATCGCCCATACCCGTGGCCTGGTCGAGCGCTCCACCGCGGCCCGCGCCGCGTGGCAGGAAGGGTTCGACGCCTGGGCGTCCGCCAACCCGGAGCGCCGGGCGCTGCTCGACCGCCTCACCGCCCGCGAACTGCCTGCGGACTTCGACGCTGACCTGCCGACCTGGGAGGCCGGCGCCTCCGTCGCCACCCGCAAGGCCTCCGAGGCCGCCCTGCAGTCCCTGGGTGCGACGATGCCGGAACTCTGGGGCGGTTCGGCCGACCTCGCCGGCTCCACCAACACCATCATCAAGGGTTCCCCCTCGTTCGGCCCGGAGTCCATCTCCACCGACGCCTGGACCGCCGAGCCCTACGGCCGCAACCTCCACTTCGGTATCCGTGAGCACGCCATGGGCGCGATCCTCAACGGCATCGCCCTGCACGGCGGCACACGCCCCTACGGTGCGACCTTCCTCCAGTTCGCTGACTACATGCGTGGCGCGGTCCGTCTCGCCGCGCTGATGAGCACCGACGTCTACTACGTGTGGACGCACGACTCCATCGGTCTCGGCGAGGACGGTCCGACCCACCAGCCGGTCGAGCATCTCGCGTCGTTGCGCGCCATCCCCAACCTCTCGGTGATCCGCCCGGCGGACGCCAACGAGGCAGCCCAGGGCTGGGCCGCCGCACTCAAGGCCCCGGCCGCCCCCAAGGCCCTGATCTTCACCCGCCAGAACCTGCCGGTGCTCGAGGGCACTGCGGAGAAGGCCGCTGAGGGTGTCGCCCGCGGCGCCTATGTCCTCGTCGAATCGTCCACCGAGGTACCGCAGGTCATCCTGCTCGCCACCGGGTCCGAGGTGCAGCTCGCCGTCGAGGCCGCCGCCACCCTGGAGTCCGAGGGCATCGGCACCCGCGTCGTCTCCGTGCCCTGCATGGAATGGTTCGAGGCCCAGGACGCCGACTACCGCGAGTCGGTCCTGCCCGCCGCGGTGTCCGCCAGGGTCTCCGTCGAAGCCGGTATCGCCATGCCGTGGAAGGCCTACACCGGCCTGGCCGGCGCCAACATTTCCCTGGAGCACTTCGGTGCCTCCGCCGACTACCAGACCCTGTTCCGCGAGTACGGCATCACGGCCGAGGCCGTGGCCGCCGCCGCCCGCGCTCTGGTCTGA
- a CDS encoding transcriptional regulator, translated as MNFRAWITALIAPDTLRAASEKIGLSHSTVTRQLSRDTLTPVTVIALCRAYGKSPVDGLVETGYLRREETGDVGVDFALDRASNRELLDAVLRRSDPEAVHLFGRDAGVINPADSAAGEADDGTVLPWTPRSGGIAADGSPDEDAENEGRGGTGSDSLP; from the coding sequence ATGAATTTCCGCGCGTGGATCACCGCACTGATCGCACCCGACACTCTCCGCGCCGCGTCGGAGAAAATCGGTCTGTCCCACAGCACCGTCACCCGGCAGCTCAGTCGGGACACCCTCACTCCGGTGACCGTCATCGCCCTGTGCCGGGCATACGGGAAATCTCCGGTCGATGGCCTGGTCGAGACCGGCTACCTCCGGCGCGAGGAAACCGGGGACGTGGGGGTGGACTTTGCCCTGGACCGGGCCAGCAACCGGGAACTGCTCGATGCGGTCCTGCGCCGCAGTGATCCGGAAGCGGTGCATCTCTTCGGGCGGGACGCCGGGGTCATCAACCCGGCCGACAGTGCCGCCGGGGAGGCGGACGACGGCACGGTCCTGCCGTGGACGCCACGGTCCGGTGGGATCGCCGCCGACGGCAGTCCTGACGAGGACGCGGAGAACGAGGGACGCGGGGGTACCGGAAGTGACTCTCTCCCCTGA
- a CDS encoding ABC transporter permease, whose product MSPTRHATDRFTPGTFAPRPAPAPAGKLLRSQAKIETLLFLRHGEQQLVSLVIPVGMLIVFSLLPVTDLDNPVDEIFPMTLGVALMSAGFTGQSIAVAFDRRYGALKRIGASGIPTWALIGGKVAAVLAAVVMQLVLLTAIALLLGWRPDSAGILPAAVFILVGAATFTALGLLLGGTLSSDLVLALGNTIWFLLMGAAVVTVLDPDMPRIAEDALGLLPSVALTHGLVDASNGSFTPVSLLILLVWGVAGTLAALRWFSFTMDRD is encoded by the coding sequence ATGAGCCCCACCCGACACGCCACCGACCGCTTCACCCCCGGTACCTTCGCTCCCCGGCCCGCGCCCGCGCCGGCCGGGAAGTTGCTGCGCTCCCAGGCGAAGATCGAGACGCTGCTATTCCTCAGACACGGTGAACAGCAGCTCGTCTCCCTGGTGATCCCGGTCGGCATGCTCATCGTTTTCAGCCTTCTCCCTGTGACGGATCTGGACAACCCGGTCGACGAGATCTTCCCGATGACCCTCGGAGTCGCCCTGATGAGTGCCGGCTTCACCGGCCAGTCCATCGCGGTGGCCTTCGACCGCCGCTACGGCGCCCTGAAACGTATCGGTGCCTCCGGGATCCCCACCTGGGCGCTGATCGGTGGGAAGGTGGCCGCGGTACTCGCTGCGGTCGTCATGCAGCTTGTCCTGCTCACCGCAATCGCGCTGCTTCTCGGTTGGCGTCCCGACTCGGCCGGGATACTGCCGGCCGCCGTGTTCATCCTCGTCGGCGCCGCCACCTTCACCGCCCTCGGCCTGCTCTTGGGCGGCACCCTGAGCTCGGATCTGGTGCTCGCCCTCGGTAACACCATCTGGTTCCTGCTCATGGGGGCGGCCGTGGTGACCGTGCTCGACCCGGACATGCCACGGATCGCCGAGGATGCGCTCGGGCTGCTGCCCTCGGTCGCACTGACCCACGGGCTGGTGGACGCCAGCAACGGTTCCTTTACCCCTGTTTCGTTGCTCATCCTGCTGGTGTGGGGTGTGGCGGGTACCCTCGCTGCCCTGCGCTGGTTCTCGTTCACGATGGACCGGGACTAG
- a CDS encoding COX15/CtaA family protein, whose amino-acid sequence MRSRTAGTANGLHRGVLALYTAILRLCRRLPVPTVQRQWLYAVILMCCQGGITFTGSLVRVTGSGLGCPTWPQCQPGSLVPESGAAPAIHQAIEFGNRMLTFVVSLAAILAFLAVLRAARRSSILHLAFLQGIGIIVQAVLGGITVHMDLAWWMVMAHFLPSMLLTFFAAVLVVKTREPDDGVRRSGMPSALRWATWISALSLAVVLITGTMTTSSGPHAGDDAIEESDRLQIPLIEMANLHAHGMYLYLGVTIGLLAGLFAVRVDRRIRRAAGWLIVGIVLQAVVGILQYNMNVPRWTVPVHVIGSAILTAATGVLWAMRFRRGADALDRDFDTWDPAER is encoded by the coding sequence ATGCGGTCCCGGACCGCCGGGACGGCCAACGGTCTTCACCGTGGCGTCCTGGCGTTGTACACGGCGATTCTCCGGCTGTGCCGTCGGCTTCCGGTCCCCACCGTGCAGCGGCAGTGGCTCTACGCCGTCATCCTCATGTGCTGCCAGGGGGGCATCACCTTCACCGGATCGCTTGTGCGGGTCACCGGATCCGGTCTGGGCTGTCCGACCTGGCCGCAGTGCCAGCCCGGTTCGTTGGTCCCGGAGTCCGGCGCAGCGCCGGCGATCCACCAGGCCATCGAATTCGGCAACCGGATGCTCACCTTTGTCGTGTCCCTCGCCGCGATCCTCGCCTTCCTCGCGGTGCTGCGCGCCGCCCGGCGCTCCAGCATTCTGCATCTCGCGTTTCTCCAGGGGATCGGCATCATCGTCCAGGCGGTCCTCGGCGGTATCACCGTGCACATGGACCTCGCCTGGTGGATGGTGATGGCCCACTTCCTCCCGTCGATGCTGCTTACCTTCTTCGCCGCGGTGCTGGTGGTCAAGACCAGGGAACCCGATGACGGGGTCCGGCGTAGCGGCATGCCCTCCGCCCTGCGCTGGGCGACGTGGATCTCCGCCCTGTCCCTGGCGGTGGTGCTGATCACCGGCACGATGACCACCAGCTCGGGTCCGCACGCCGGCGATGACGCGATCGAGGAATCAGACCGTCTCCAGATCCCGCTGATCGAGATGGCGAACCTCCACGCCCACGGCATGTACCTCTATCTCGGTGTGACCATCGGCTTGCTGGCCGGCCTGTTCGCCGTGCGGGTGGACCGCCGGATCCGCCGGGCGGCCGGCTGGCTGATCGTCGGTATCGTGCTGCAGGCGGTGGTGGGGATCCTCCAGTACAACATGAACGTGCCGCGGTGGACAGTGCCGGTGCACGTTATCGGCTCGGCGATCCTCACCGCCGCGACCGGTGTGCTGTGGGCGATGCGGTTCCGGCGCGGGGCGGATGCCCTGGACCGTGATTTCGATACCTGGGATCCGGCGGAGCGCTAG
- the mptB gene encoding polyprenol phosphomannose-dependent alpha 1,6 mannosyltransferase MptB: MPRPDVTPRLGLAGLRALLPDIGSAGSRSAQLHQSTTTTPVRPSVFSRRDRTRFAAAVSSGTIGAVLAAIGGLGAGAFPVVDNSLWSLPGVSFLSLLLHSSTVTVFVGIGFLVLGWLMLWRYCVPAPPGAVPDSDSARPAAPLAPLRSLVRIFLAWALPFLVTAPLFTQDIYSYLAQGSIAARGLDPYSGGPADLLGVDDPLARSVPLVWSHSPAPYGPVAVGIATVISRITGDTVFAAIFLHRIVAVLGIGLAAWAMVRLARRCDVRPQATLWLGILNPLVPLHLIGGLHNEALMMGLLLAGVELSLVACDRTTGSGARARVLTGAAGLVLICGAGMVKVTAFLALGFAAVAVARALGGRYRDLCAVAVVYLVGSVAVVLAVSYGTGLGIGWITVQGGAADVVSWMSLTSDVGLLSSTLGEYLGLGDHSEVALALARIVGLTVGAFWVVRMLWATFRGTIHPVGGLGVATFFLVLFFPVVHPWYLLWAVMPLAAWANQAAFRMTVAVMSALLSFFILPRGLNLPPATVSLIYLMFVIFFLVLLLIGGLVYRRVRAADYSEAP; the protein is encoded by the coding sequence GTGCCCCGCCCTGATGTGACTCCGCGCCTCGGTCTTGCCGGTCTCCGAGCCCTGCTGCCGGATATCGGCAGCGCCGGATCCCGCAGTGCCCAGCTGCACCAGAGCACCACCACGACCCCGGTCCGCCCGTCGGTCTTCTCCCGGCGGGACCGCACCCGTTTCGCGGCAGCCGTGAGCTCCGGCACCATCGGGGCGGTCCTGGCCGCGATCGGTGGGCTCGGTGCCGGAGCCTTCCCGGTGGTGGACAACAGCTTGTGGTCCCTGCCGGGCGTCAGCTTCCTCTCCCTGTTGCTGCACAGTTCGACCGTGACGGTGTTCGTCGGGATCGGGTTCCTCGTCCTCGGCTGGCTGATGCTGTGGCGCTACTGTGTTCCCGCCCCGCCAGGTGCTGTCCCGGACAGTGACAGCGCTCGGCCGGCCGCGCCACTGGCACCATTGCGTAGCCTCGTCCGCATTTTCCTGGCCTGGGCACTGCCCTTCCTCGTCACCGCTCCCCTGTTCACCCAGGACATCTACTCCTACCTGGCCCAGGGCTCGATCGCCGCCCGCGGTCTCGACCCCTACTCCGGAGGCCCGGCGGACCTGTTGGGCGTCGATGATCCGTTGGCGCGTTCCGTGCCGCTCGTCTGGTCCCATTCACCGGCTCCCTACGGTCCGGTGGCGGTGGGGATCGCCACCGTCATCTCCCGGATCACCGGAGACACCGTCTTCGCCGCCATTTTCCTGCACCGGATCGTCGCGGTCCTCGGCATCGGACTCGCGGCCTGGGCCATGGTGCGGCTGGCCCGCCGGTGCGACGTCCGTCCCCAGGCGACGCTGTGGCTGGGCATCCTGAACCCGCTCGTCCCGCTCCACCTCATCGGTGGTCTGCACAACGAGGCACTGATGATGGGGCTGCTGCTGGCCGGTGTGGAGCTCTCCCTTGTCGCTTGTGACCGGACAACCGGGTCCGGGGCCCGGGCACGTGTCCTCACCGGAGCCGCCGGACTCGTCCTCATCTGTGGGGCGGGGATGGTCAAGGTTACTGCCTTCCTCGCCCTCGGCTTCGCCGCGGTGGCCGTCGCCCGGGCCCTCGGTGGCAGATACCGGGATCTCTGTGCCGTCGCCGTGGTGTACCTGGTCGGATCGGTGGCAGTGGTCCTCGCGGTCTCCTACGGGACCGGCCTGGGCATCGGCTGGATCACCGTCCAGGGCGGGGCGGCGGACGTCGTCAGCTGGATGTCACTGACCTCGGATGTCGGACTGCTGTCCAGCACCCTCGGTGAATACCTGGGCCTGGGTGACCATTCAGAGGTGGCCCTGGCACTGGCCCGGATCGTCGGACTTACGGTCGGCGCGTTCTGGGTGGTGCGGATGCTGTGGGCAACGTTCCGGGGGACGATCCACCCGGTCGGTGGGCTCGGTGTGGCGACGTTCTTCCTCGTCCTCTTCTTCCCGGTGGTCCACCCCTGGTACCTGCTGTGGGCCGTGATGCCGTTGGCGGCCTGGGCGAACCAGGCGGCCTTCCGGATGACCGTCGCCGTGATGTCGGCGCTCCTGAGTTTCTTCATCCTGCCGCGCGGGCTGAACCTGCCGCCTGCGACCGTGTCTCTCATCTACCTCATGTTCGTCATCTTCTTTCTGGTGCTCCTGCTCATCGGCGGACTGGTTTACCGTCGGGTTCGGGCCGCGGACTACAGTGAAGCGCCGTGA
- a CDS encoding ImmA/IrrE family metallo-endopeptidase encodes MTLSPEDLMTLVLAVTGRPVRWYLGGPKGEWDPVRRRVGVRHGMSDAQTRSTLAHELAHALHGDAAGHDSRAEHRADLFAARLLISPGAFAGAEALYGTDTDRIAEELCVTCHLVDVWRAAVRDAGHA; translated from the coding sequence GTGACTCTCTCCCCTGAGGATCTGATGACCCTCGTCCTCGCGGTCACCGGCCGACCGGTGCGCTGGTATCTCGGCGGGCCCAAGGGTGAGTGGGACCCGGTGCGGCGCCGGGTCGGTGTCCGTCACGGGATGTCGGACGCGCAGACCCGCTCGACGCTGGCCCACGAGCTCGCCCATGCGCTGCACGGGGATGCCGCCGGTCACGATTCCCGCGCGGAACACCGGGCCGATCTCTTCGCCGCCCGACTGCTGATCTCCCCCGGGGCCTTCGCCGGTGCAGAGGCGCTCTACGGTACCGACACAGACCGCATCGCCGAGGAACTCTGCGTCACCTGTCATCTGGTCGACGTGTGGCGGGCGGCGGTGCGGGACGCCGGGCATGCCTGA
- a CDS encoding heme o synthase, whose product MEKIKAYISLTKPRVIELLLVAAIPAMLQAQRGEIDLGLVILTLIGGWMGAAAANAFNMVADYDIDQKMRRTHRRPLAKQTVTKRNATIFAWVLTVASVLWLWLLCGSWLAAVFILLTIAFYIFVYTKWLKRRTWQNVIWGGAAGCMPVMVGWATTTDATGGAFHAGWGSWAQALIMFLIIFFWTPPHTWALGMRYREDYEAAGVPMMPVVKPPLEVTRQILWYTWATVICSLLLVPAAGWVYAVIAVLSGAWFIIRAQGLHNGVKKGVKVKPMNLFFLSNNYLSILFVGLSVDAVIGLQTVADMF is encoded by the coding sequence GTGGAGAAGATCAAGGCGTATATCTCGCTGACAAAACCACGGGTCATCGAGCTTCTCCTGGTCGCCGCGATCCCTGCGATGCTCCAGGCCCAGCGCGGCGAGATCGACCTCGGTCTGGTCATCCTCACGCTCATCGGCGGCTGGATGGGCGCGGCCGCGGCCAATGCCTTCAACATGGTCGCCGACTACGACATCGACCAGAAGATGCGGCGCACCCACCGGCGCCCACTGGCGAAGCAGACAGTGACCAAGCGCAATGCCACCATCTTCGCCTGGGTCCTCACCGTAGCCAGCGTGCTCTGGCTCTGGCTGCTGTGCGGGTCCTGGCTTGCGGCGGTGTTCATCCTCCTCACCATCGCCTTCTACATTTTCGTCTACACCAAGTGGCTCAAACGGCGGACCTGGCAGAACGTCATCTGGGGCGGGGCGGCCGGCTGCATGCCGGTCATGGTCGGCTGGGCGACCACCACGGACGCCACGGGCGGGGCGTTCCACGCCGGGTGGGGATCCTGGGCGCAGGCGCTCATCATGTTCCTCATCATCTTCTTCTGGACGCCTCCGCACACCTGGGCGCTGGGCATGCGGTACCGGGAGGACTACGAGGCCGCAGGCGTCCCGATGATGCCAGTGGTCAAGCCGCCGCTGGAAGTCACCCGCCAGATCCTCTGGTACACCTGGGCGACCGTGATCTGTTCCCTGCTCCTCGTACCCGCCGCAGGCTGGGTCTACGCGGTCATTGCCGTGCTGAGCGGGGCCTGGTTCATCATCCGGGCTCAGGGCCTCCACAACGGGGTGAAGAAGGGCGTCAAGGTCAAGCCGATGAACCTCTTCTTCCTGTCGAACAACTACCTCTCGATCCTGTTCGTGGGTCTCTCGGTGGATGCCGTGATCGGTCTGCAGACCGTCGCCGACATGTTCTGA